The Coturnix japonica isolate 7356 chromosome 15, Coturnix japonica 2.1, whole genome shotgun sequence genome segment AAGGCCTAGTGAACAGAACAGCTGTGTTCCTCACACCTGATCATGTTAACTGGAAGGCTTTGGCAGCACATCCCCAATTCGGGCTTGCTCTCTTTCTCATCCATGCCTGGGGAATGCACTCTGCTGGATTTAGCTTTTCAAGATCTACAAGACAAACATCCCAGCTCCCAGTCATAACTGTTCTGGCTTtgtatatattttctcttccttcccttccttcattGCAGCATAACGTGCCAAAACGAAGAGGTAGTCGCTCAGTCTGGAAACCAAAGGGAAAGCAATGAAACTGCTACTCACATCAGGTGTAcccagcagcatgcagctctGCAACAAAGTGCATTCCATTACAGCACAAGAACTGGAAGTAAAGCAAGGCAGAGAATCCATGCAAGAAGTGATTCCCATCttgaagaagaaagtgaagTGGCTGCCCCTCAGCACCCCAGGAGTCTCTGCAGACACAGGCTTAATCTAGAGGGTAAGCTCCTTCAAAGGCGAAACCCCACAGTTTAACAGTGAGAGTGAAGGAGCAACACTTCAGaagtacagaaaaagaagatggatTTCTTTACCTGTTTAAGTATTTGGCCACGTTTGGATCTGCTTCCCCTGCTTGTACTAAGGGAACCACACTaggcaagaaaaggaaagtttcAGTGTATTTAACTGAGCATTCAGGAGCACCAGACCTCACCACATTCTGCCTGCCAGTGCCCCAGCTTCCATGTGTTCTCAACTATAAACTATGCCCAGCAAATGAGATACTGGCTGAATACACAAATGCACCTCAACATAAACCCGTCCTTTCTGAAGTTCTTAACTCATATGAACCGGTccaggggaggaaagaaagacttgtttttttttgctgactaCACTCTAGGAATTTGACTAACACAACcatgcagagctgagcacagaacaGCTATGGTCGGTTGCTCTGGTTGTGACACATTTGCTCTTGTCATAACAGCACGATCATCTTCTACCCTTTATATTCAGTTACACAAACAGCCAACACTCACCACCTCTCAGCTCTGCGACAGACAGCTCGGGAGAaatggagagcagcactgcttttacCTCCCGACTGAAACAACAATGAAACAGCACATCAGCGTCTGCTAACAACAGATAACCATCCACCACACTGTGTAATTGCAGCAAAGCTTATCACATCTCACACATGCACAACTGCATTATGGCAGAAGGATGGAGAAATTTAACTTGACCTGctccttctctctgctttccttggTATTTGTCCGCAGAAATAACAGCTTGTTTTCCCCCAGCTCCCAaggcaaacagcaaagcagatttACCCTAACAAGGCCAACCTTCTCCTGTCAGTGAGTGGCATAAGCTGTACCTACTGGCAAGATGAAAGCTCTAAGCGGAGGAAGCTGCTCTGAGTAACTGTCAATCCacttctccagctccagcacaggctCCTCACTAAAAGATGTTCTTtctacagagagaaaagaaaagtcAACTACAAGAAATGTAGAAGTCATTCAGCCTACAGATAGGGCTCTACTTGCACGTTTCTTTAGAGCAGCAAGTTGTAAGAACACATCCCCAAGAAAATTATCTTGCTGGAGCAAGTCCAGCTCCCCATTCGGCAGCTGTGTCAGTTCTGGGGCAGTGCCCCAGGGCAGCTTACACTCATCAcacagatgcagcagcagcagcttgtgaGACCACGTGCTGCTCATTCAGCACCCACACACATGGTATGGAGCAGCCCTTGGGCAGCTCTGACTATCACACGCTGGGAGAGCCTTCCCAATGCCAGCATAGGATGCAAGAACTGTTATCCCAGGAAAGGACCTGTTGAAGCTTACTTAAGTGAGCATCCCTGGCTGAGGAGAGAGGCGTTGCGATGTTGGAGCCCACATCCTGCAGCATACACTGGACCTAGATGTGGCAATCAGGACAAAAATAAGAAGTGATTTCATTATCCCTTGATGCTCCAGTACAACCGCAGCAAGCTCTGGGAGGTGACAGCTGGTTGTGCTGATTAAAGAAGATCCTACCCTTGTTGTTCATCATCCCCAGCCTGCTGGCAGGAGGGATCAGATAAGTGCTCCCTAATTGCTTTATGAGAAGCCAGATTACTGCATGCACTCGTTTTCACTGGCACATTAAGCCATCCTGGCTGACAGTGCAGAGAGCAGGCCGGGATGTGCTCATATAATCCCTTTGCTTGTAGAACACCAAAGCAGTAACctccaaaggaaaagcagtgacAAACAGCTGGAGAAGATGCTGGCTTGATAGCACATCTGTTTCCAAGAGAAGCATCTCTCCATTGCCTAGGATATTTCAGGGGCAACTTAGTAAAGCTTTATATGATCTCTAATTAGATCCTTTTGAGTTCCTGTGCATAGCAAAGCTAAATAATATAACCCACACACTGCTACAGTGTGAGCTGTGTCCCACCATCACACCCACGTGGTTACAGTCCCATTGCAAAACTGAGGCTACATGAAAAACTTAACTCACATCTGTGACTGTGTGGAGAAACAGATCTGGGTACATCCAGATACATCTGTCTGCCCATAACTAACCCACTTGATCTACCAGCATCCTTAATGGCTAAGAAAGTTCATTTCTTGGAGTGTAATCACAGCATAGAGTCTAGATGCTATTTTAACATGCACCACTATGTTAATTCAACTCCTATGTGTCAACAGGAGTATTTAAGAACACATGCAACGAGCACAGCGGGTCAGGCCTGTCATCAACACCCACCTTGTGAAGCTGTCCAACAAATGCATGGCCCTTCTCGCTGCTCAGCTCACTAGCAAGCCTGTGGGCGGAGAAGCAGGGTTAGTTGTGAGCAAAGCTATGGCTCAGTGTGTGTTATACCCTGAGCAACAGTGGGTATCAGGGCTCACCCGATGGCGGAGCTCAGCTCATCCGTCGTCCCCAGAGCTTCAAAGATCCGATCACCCTTCGGTCTCCTCTCCCCAGTGAAGGTGCTGGAGAAACCTTTAAGAAGATCCAAAGGTGGAGGTCAGCAGTTGTGCTCCCCATTACCTCCAACCAAAGCCTTGGCAGAGCCTTACCTTCATCTCCCGTTCTCGTGTAGATTCTGGGGGTGCGGGTGATGCGAGGGCCTcgctcagagctgtggggagaCACAGGGATGAGGGGGATACAGGCACTGAGGGGGATATGGGCACTGAGGGGGATACGGGCCCTAAGGGAGATATGGGCACTGAGTGGGATATGGGCCCTAAAGGGGATATGGGCCCTGAGGGGGATACAGGCCCTAAAGAGCCCTGGGGTTGTACAGGCCCTGAGGGGACCTAGGCCTTAAAGGAGCACATCCCTGAGGCCCAATGCCACCCAGCCCCTTAGGGACCCCCTCGCCCCGTTCCCACACTCACCTGCCCGCCTCATCCCCGTGTCCTCTCCCCGTTACCCCCCACACGGTCCTACCGAGGCCCAGCCCCGCCGCCCTCCGTATCATCCCTCCCGGCCGCCGTACCCCCAAGTCACCCCATCGCCTCGCCACTCCGCTCTGCCTCTCTCCGATTGGCCTCTCCTAAACCCCGCCCCCGAACGGAGCTCAACGATTGGTGCGAGCTGAGGAAGGTGAGGCGGGGTGAGGCTGCTATTGGTTAATAGAGCCGTCACTCCGCTTGGCAGCCGGCGGAGCGGGAGCCTTGTAGGCCGCAGCGCTGTGGTGATGATGGAGCTCGGGCTGCTCGTGTCTGCCCCGGGGAAGGTGATTCTGCACGGGGAGCACGCTGTGGTGCACGGCAAGGTGAGGGTTATATCGTTATATCGTTATATCGCTCACTGGGGTGTTATAGCCCCGCTAACCGCCCTGTTTCTCCCTCAGGCCGCCCTGGCTGTGGCGTTGGGCCTACGCACCTTCCTACGGCTGCGGCCTGGAGATGGAGAGCGGCTCCGAGTCCATCTGCCCGGTGTCAGTGTGAGGAGGGAATGGGGCCTGGCCGAGCTCAGCGCATTGAGGGGCCGCGTCACAGGTGGGACCGACACTGATaggtcaggggatggggctgtgagcactgatggggctgggggggtccctgagcactgcaggcagtggggacACATGGGCTTTGGGGGggcccttccagctcaaaccattctgtaTTGCAGTTTGAGGATGCCCAGGTTGCTTTTGTTATATCACTCAATTGGATATCAGCTAAAGGTTCTTTGCCAAGAGGCTTAGTGGGGCCCTTGGGGTGCTCTAATGGGGCATCCACTCTTCTTTGAGCTGGAAGGTTTGTAGATGGGATATAAAAGTAGCTCACAGAGTCTCTGTCTCATATAACAGATGTTGTTCTTTCAAGCTGatcagttttctgctttccaagtGTTTACATTCTCTCCCCTGCTTGCCTCCGTAGCTGACTTTGATGAATCAAAGTCCCCCAGCGTAGAACAGCTGGATGTGTTGAAAGAGTTTGCTGGAATTGCTGCCGATGCTTCAGCTCCTGACAGCCTTGCAGTTCTTGCCTTTCTTTATATGTGTCTGGCTATTTCAGCTAAGTATGGGTAAGGTTCTCCTCTTGCCCCAGAATAAACATGCTGACTCGAGTGTTCATCTTTAATTGCTTCCACAAGGTcacaagaagaaagcaaatatctgttgcaaaagaagaaatggaagggaaTGGTGCTTTATTTCGGTTCTGTGCCTCAGGGGACTCTCTCAGAGCTCTGAGCAATGTGTGGGGGATGGGATGCCCCAGGCAGGTAGGGATTGTCTGCTCTCACTTAAGCACCTGACTTGGAGCTGCTTCAATCTCTGTACCTTTCCTGTACAGTCAATACAAGCAGATAGATGGACATCTGTTCTGGCCCAGCAGGAGTTTTCATTAGGATAGAAGAACATCTGTGGAGATGAGCTGTGAATTCAGTGTCTGGTTCCTTTTGTGGGGCTGAATCTCCTTCAGAACTTGAGAATTTGGGGTAACTACAGCTCAGGGCTGTTATAACCCAGACAAGTGCAGTGAAGGACAGGTGCGCATGATGGACACAGATGTGTCTCAGTGACCTTCATCTTGCTCCAGTAGATGCAGTGATACAGTTGTGGATTTGCAATACTTGGACtttatttagaaatacatataaaagcatattttcaagTCTTAGAAGGGTCTTTTTATGGTGCTACCCAAATGCTTAGTTACAAAGTGCCCCCGCTAGCAGCTTGACAAGCTGTGCTAATCATAGATCCAATTCAGCAAGGCTTTGTTCTAGCACAATGGCTTAGTGAGGCTACTCAGCTGTGCTGACTGAAGCCCGTGTGTGTTGGATGTGTTCTGCATGTGCTGATGTTGCCAGTTTTCAGCCAGCTTCTCTTGTGATCTGTCCCCATCGGCATCTTTTTTGCCATTGAAACGTTTCAAGATGGAATTTGAGGTCACCGTTACCacctttgtgtttgtgtttcagagATGTTCCCAGCGTGGACATAACAGTGTGGTCTGAGCTGCCtacaggagctgggctgggctctaGTGCTGCCTATGCCGTGTGCTTGGCGGCAGCATTGCTGTATGCCTGCAGAGCCATCTCCTGCCCTCTGAAAGATGGGGAGGCCACAGCCAGGTAACACCTCCAGGAAGCTTCCCTGCCTTCAATACAcactttggggctggggggggggttctgTTTGTGACTGCTGTGCCCTGTGTTTTCTTAGCAAATTCCAGTACTTCTCTTGGTCTCTCTGTCTCTAAGCTGGGCTTAGATTCTAGTTGTGACAGTGGCACCCTAAACCCagctcctttcccttcccctcccattGCTGCCTgtcctcccagcagcagaatTGTGCCCTGTTTGCAATTCATTCCTTCTGACAAAAGCAACTGGATGCAGAGATTTGGTGATACTCACACATTCTCCCCCCTGTCTGCTTTGTAAGATACAGACAGCTTTATTTTGTCATGAAAATAACACAAGCTCTTTAATATGATAGATAGatctatcttttttttaacctcagtTTCTTCTCTGTGATCATCTTTTAGGTTTTACTTTGAGTCCTCCAGGAATCTTTGtgtcttattttttctcctgtgttttcatgtggatatatatatatataattttccttcatgtggtccatttccttctgatttccTGCCTGAATTTCCCCTTTATCAGTGGCTGCTGAAAAGGAGTTTCTTTCCCTCCACCCTGCCTTGCTTTCCATTGGAGCTCAAGCTTGAAAAACTggtctgctctgctgtgtgtctAAGGAGGCTCTGTTTAAAGATGCATatcacagctggagctgcagaaccCTCCATTGTTCACTGCCTGCCAGGTGCAACCTTTTACAGTTGCCTTGCTGTGGATTTTGTGTGGGCCTGAAAGTGAGACAGCGAGAGGGGATGGCTGTGTTCTGCTTCAGAACCCGACATAGCAGTCGGACCCAGAACCACATTCAAGTGGAGCCATTAGTGAGCAGCAATCAGGGCAGATCTCCCTGTAGTCAGAAATGAAAGGCCAGTTCTGAAGCAGCCAGCAAGCAGCGTGGATGTCTTCATTCCCTGCTCTCACTTCTTTAGCTTCAGCTTGAATACAGCgtgatttctttccttccagctggCACGCGGAGGGGTGAGAGATGGGGGTGTCAGACTTCAGAAGGTTTTTTGCTTAACATCGCAAGAAAAGAACAGCGTGATATAATGACTCCTGTGTAGAGAAGAATCGCAGCCTCTCAAAGAGGATTAAAAACAAGTGGTTTACAGCAAACTGCGCTTCTATTTTGAGGAGCGGCGGTGCGAGCTGTTTTCCTGAATGCTTCACAGATTAAATATTGGCAAGTGAAATTAAACAAGTGTGGAGATGGATAAAGATGTTCAGCTGCGGCCTGGGGAAATGGGGGAGCTCTGTTAAGAGGCTTCCAGGTAGCAGGTGGCTCTTGTAATTCCTGCTCTGCCTTAGCACTGGTTGGTAACTCTTCCCCTTATTGCTTCATGTTAATCTCAAATCTGTCCCTCTGTTGCTTTGTTCCTATTTGGGGCCCCATATCCAAAGAACCTGTTGAATTTGGGTTCTTAGTGCACCGAGCATCAGCTTTGGTCTCAGCAGGACATCGCTGCTGCTGGGATATCTGATGCTCCTATGCATCGTGCTGTCCTTACAGCAGCTTGGAAGGTGTTTGTGGGCTGCAGAGCCCAAGTGTTACAGTGGGATCCCCAGGCTGGTGGCCATTTACATCAGAGTCAGAGGCAGGCATTGAAAACTGCTCAATTCTGGGCTGTGCTTACGTGGGTGCTGCCTTGCACAGGCAGGCCCAGAGCTGTGGGCTTTTGAGAAGATATTGTGGTGAAGCTGCAGCCAGCGAGTGCTTGGTAActggcagctctgtgtttgctttttgtgctgctgcagtctgtTAATTAGTATGTTCAGTCAGGGGCCTTGATCCTTGCTAAGTGTGACCCAGCACCGAGCCCTTTGTGCCAGCATTTAGACTCTCAAAGCACTTACCAACGTGTGACTGCTTTTAAGGCAACAGAAAGCCCCGTTCCTGTGTTTTATAGCATAACACCTCGAAGTTCAGCATTTGGTTCCCTTTTGTGTTGTAAGTGCCAGCACCCAGCATGCCTGCAAGTGTTAGGACTTAATCCCTAAAAATCAAAAGTCTTTGCTGGAGTTACTAAATCAGTCCTACCAGCATCTTTTGACCCAATTTATGAGGcttctgcagctgagcagctggtAATTAAGAGGCTGGAGTTGCACGTGTGAAGTGCAACTTGTAGTGCTCTCTTCTCGCTGTATTTGCTGTCTTGTGTGTCAGCAAAGCAGGATCTCAGGCCAAGGTGCATGGGAGTGATGTCAGGGTGTGTGGATGGGTCTGGACTTGCATTGATGTGCTTCTTTCTGTCGCTCCTTGCttgctggttttggttttgtatttgagTCCTTTTCTTGCCTTCCAGGTGGACAGAAGACGAGATGACTCTGATTAACAGCTGGGCCTTCCAGGGGGAGCGTGTGATCCACGGCAATCCCTCGGGTGTGGATAATGCTGTTGGTACCTGGGGTATGTATGTGTttgctgctccccagcatgAGGCTGTGAGGTGCTGGAGTGGCTGCCACGTTTCTGTTCCCTGCTGCAGACTG includes the following:
- the MMAB gene encoding corrinoid adenosyltransferase isoform X1, encoding MIRRAAGLGLGRTVWGVTGRGHGDEAGSSERGPRITRTPRIYTRTGDEGFSSTFTGERRPKGDRIFEALGTTDELSSAIGLASELSSEKGHAFVGQLHKVQCMLQDVGSNIATPLSSARDAHLKRTSFSEEPVLELEKWIDSYSEQLPPLRAFILPCGSLSTSRGSRSKRGQILKQTERLPLRFGTLCCNEGREGRENIYKARTVMTGSWDVCLVDLEKLNPAECIPQAWMRKRASPNWGCAAKAFQLT
- the MVK gene encoding mevalonate kinase — translated: MMELGLLVSAPGKVILHGEHAVVHGKAALAVALGLRTFLRLRPGDGERLRVHLPGVSVRREWGLAELSALRGRVTADFDESKSPSVEQLDVLKEFAGIAADASAPDSLAVLAFLYMCLAISAKYGDVPSVDITVWSELPTGAGLGSSAAYAVCLAAALLYACRAISCPLKDGEATARWTEDEMTLINSWAFQGERVIHGNPSGVDNAVGTWGGALRYQSGKITSLKRVPTLRILLTNTKVPRSTKVLVAGVKEKILKFPSIMNPVLDSIDAISQECQSVLEAMPTNPSPEYYPVLEELFDINQHHLNVIGVGHPSLDRLCRVTASHGLHSKLTGAGGGGCGITLLPPDATPLAVEAAKRDLCACGFECWETDIGAPGVTLHSASSLNAEVLHALSES
- the MMAB gene encoding corrinoid adenosyltransferase isoform X2; protein product: MIRRAAGLGLGRTVWGVTGRGHGDEAGSSERGPRITRTPRIYTRTGDEGFSSTFTGERRPKGDRIFEALGTTDELSSAIGLASELSSEKGHAFVGQLHKVQCMLQDVGSNIATPLSSARDAHLKRTSFSEEPVLELEKWIDSYSEQLPPLRAFILPSGGKSSAALHFSRAVCRRAERCVVPLVQAGEADPNVAKYLNRLSDYLFVLARYAAMKEGKEEKIYTKPEQL
- the MMAB gene encoding corrinoid adenosyltransferase isoform X4, which gives rise to MIRRAAGLGLGRTVWGVTGRGHGDEAGSSERGPRITRTPRIYTRTGDEGFSSTFTGERRPKGDRIFEALGTTDELSSAIGLASELSSEKGHAFVGQLHKVQCMLQDVGSNIATPLSSARDAHLKRTSFSEEPVLELEKWIDSYSEQLPPLRAFILPSGGKSSAALHFSRAVCRRAERCVVPLVQAGEADPNVAKYLNRAACCWVHLM
- the MMAB gene encoding corrinoid adenosyltransferase isoform X3 produces the protein MIRRAAGLGLGRTVWGVTGRGHGDEAGSSERGPRITRTPRIYTRTGDEGFSSTFTGERRPKGDRIFEALGTTDELSSAIGLASELSSEKGHAFVGQLHKVQCMLQDVGSNIATPLSSARDAHLKRTSFSEEPVLELEKWIDSYSEQLPPLRAFILPCGSLSTSRGSRSKRGQILKQSCMLLGTPDVSSSFIAFPLVSRLSDYLFVLARYAAMKEGKEEKIYTKPEQL
- the MMAB gene encoding corrinoid adenosyltransferase isoform X6, which produces MIRRAAGLGLGRTVWGVTGRGHGDEAGSSERGPRITRTPRIYTRTGDEGFSSTFTGERRPKGDRIFEALGTTDELSSAIGLASELSSEKGHAFVGQLHKVQCMLQDVGSNIATPLSSARDAHLKRTSFSEEPVLELEKWIDSYSEQLPPLRAFILPCGSLSTSRGSRSKRGQILKQGRKHVTGGELH
- the MMAB gene encoding corrinoid adenosyltransferase isoform X5; its protein translation is MIRRAAGLGLGRTVWGVTGRGHGDEAGSSERGPRITRTPRIYTRTGDEGFSSTFTGERRPKGDRIFEALGTTDELSSAIGLASELSSEKGHAFVGQLHKVQCMLQDVGSNIATPLSSARDAHLKRTSFSEEPVLELEKWIDSYSEQLPPLRAFILPSGGKSSAALHFSRAVCRRAERCVVPLVQAGEADPNVAKYLNRAENT